One Portunus trituberculatus isolate SZX2019 chromosome 43, ASM1759143v1, whole genome shotgun sequence DNA segment encodes these proteins:
- the LOC123518337 gene encoding methionyl-tRNA formyltransferase, mitochondrial-like, with translation MGWSILQSFSKRQFQASWSLPLATVARKFCSEFNLAKCITLNQKPPPWKVMFFGTDDFSLKSLEVLHMELMKGGLIKRLDVVSVPLKKSLTVVRHFCQKEGLQITDWPVTVPQGVYDVGIVASFGHLIPASVINAFPMGIVNVHGSLLPRWRGAAPVIHALLNQDQQTGITLMRIAPFRFDVGHVICKVVVPVEWNIKSRALTAQLAEVGAQELLSILPNLPQHLREASPQSTEGITRAPKVNEAASRVWWVKWSCSDVQAHYRALDDYTPLWSLWQGTPIRLRSMVMQKKWSNNKIDDKMQINGCGSESENRESEFIKDVHNYCRNDSATKNQFVMKNSTKAHLSDNIDNCSQKNVERTIPGSVMYNRKAKEIRVHCRDGWVTFQHVMLKGRKLMTAQDFYNGFMSKVSKDLHRFT, from the exons ATGGGTTGGTCCATTCTTCAGTCATTTTCAAAACGGCAATTCCAAGCCAGTTGGAGCCTGCCACTTGCTACTGTTGCAAGGAAATTTTGCTCAGAGTTCAACTTAGCTAAATGTATCACCTTGAACCAGAAGCCACCCCCATGGAAAGTAATGTTCTTTGGGACTGATGACTTCTCTCTTAAGAGCTTGGAGGTACTGCACATGGAGCTGATGAAAGG AGGATTGATAAAAAGATTAGATGTTGTATCAGTGCCCCTGAAGAAGTCCCTGACAGTTGTACGACATTTTTGTCAAAAGGAAGGACTTCAGATAACTGACTGGCCAGTGACTGTACCCCAAGGAGTATATGATGTTGGTATTGTGGCATCTTTTGGACACCTTATTCCTGCATCAGTCATCAATGCCTTTCCTAT GGGAATTGTAAATGTACATGGGTCCCTGTTACCACGGTGGAGGGGGGCAGCACCAGTCATCCATGCTCTGCTAAACCAAGACCAACAGACTGGGATCACCTTGATGAGGATTGCACCCTTCAG GTTTGATGTTGGACATGTGATATGCAAAGTAGtggtaccagtagaatggaacaTCAAAAGCAGAGCATTGACAGCACAATTGGCAGAGGTGGGAGCTCAGGAGCTATTGTCtattcttcctaatcttccacAACACCTCAGGGAAGCTAGCCCTCAGTCAACTGAAGGCATTACAAGAG CTCCTAAGGTTAATGAAGCAGCATCAAGGGTATGGTGGGTCAAGTGGTCCTGCAGTGATGTTCAGGCTCATTATCGTGCTTTGGATGACTACACACCATTGTGGTCTCTTTGGCAGGGGACACCTATCAGACTAAGGAGTATGGTGATGCAGAAGAAATGGTCCAATAACAAGATAGATGACAAGATGCAAATTAATGGATGTggaagtgaaagtgaaaatagagaaagtgaaTTTATAAAAGATGTACACAATTATTGTAGAAATGATTCTGCAACAAAAAATCAATTTGTGATGAAAAACAGTACTAAGGCTCATCTTAGTGATAATATTGACAATTGtagccaaaaaaatgttgaaagaaCAATTCCAGGAAGTGTGATGTATAACAGGAAAGCTAAGGAAATTAGGGTTCACTGCAGAGATGGCTGGGTTACATTTCAACACGTAATGTTGAAAGGACGCAAACTCATGACTGCCCAGGACTTCTACAATGGTTTCATGAGCAAAGTTTCTAAAGATTTACACAGATTCACCTAA